The following coding sequences are from one Lentimicrobiaceae bacterium window:
- a CDS encoding helix-turn-helix transcriptional regulator — protein MQPLGKILFSLQIYQSVLFTILSFLSFYNNSRAYSKKYLGWFMLACSMYFIFGGFYYFGFYRSFQSIYVIGLPIVLLIIPLFYFYIESLTVRNFSFARDKIIHLLPALSIFVLDLPFCLMTSSQKHDYINSGVGYFDNPTGVMNYLSYVYYLGYFGFLNLQILIYTFLFINLLQGHKLNIENRFSYYKNIDLKWLVFLLLAFFSFFIINDISYMLGIKETSYKLFQLFFNITLLLIQLFLGLFGLLQKDIYKRSPQRKEFALPLEVAEEKYGKGTAATENILVETPVEKTGNPVIANLTSLKTAIFDVKDRLGVNHGARIETNGNEKKYAGSLLSDIQKQQMAKNLDLLMKKDKEYLNEKLTIDDISDKLKTNNRYLSQVINELYNKNFFTYINTFRIKEAQNLLVCQQHKKYSITGISKMVGFSSKSSFNEAFKRITGITPSEFKKLKGME, from the coding sequence ATGCAGCCATTAGGAAAAATTTTATTTTCGTTACAGATATATCAGTCTGTACTTTTTACGATTTTATCGTTTCTGAGCTTTTACAACAATTCAAGGGCATATTCAAAAAAATATTTAGGCTGGTTTATGCTTGCCTGTTCGATGTATTTCATTTTTGGAGGATTTTATTACTTTGGCTTTTATCGTTCTTTTCAAAGTATCTATGTGATCGGCTTACCGATAGTACTGCTTATCATACCATTGTTTTACTTCTATATCGAATCGCTTACGGTACGAAATTTCAGTTTTGCCCGTGATAAAATCATTCACCTGCTACCGGCTTTGAGCATTTTTGTGCTCGACCTTCCGTTTTGCCTGATGACATCAAGCCAGAAACATGATTACATCAACAGTGGTGTGGGTTATTTTGATAACCCCACAGGAGTGATGAATTATTTGTCGTATGTGTATTACCTGGGATATTTTGGATTTCTTAATTTGCAAATTCTCATTTATACTTTTTTATTTATCAACTTGTTGCAAGGTCATAAACTGAATATTGAAAACCGTTTTTCATACTATAAAAATATTGATCTGAAGTGGCTGGTATTTCTATTGCTGGCTTTCTTTTCTTTTTTTATCATCAACGACATCAGTTATATGCTGGGAATCAAGGAAACCTCATACAAACTTTTTCAGTTGTTTTTTAACATTACCCTGTTGCTGATTCAGTTGTTTCTGGGGCTGTTTGGTTTATTGCAAAAAGATATTTATAAGCGTAGCCCGCAAAGAAAAGAATTTGCCCTTCCCTTGGAGGTTGCAGAGGAAAAATACGGTAAAGGGACTGCTGCAACAGAAAATATTCTGGTGGAAACACCGGTGGAGAAAACGGGCAATCCGGTAATTGCCAATCTTACTTCCTTGAAAACAGCTATCTTTGACGTAAAAGACAGATTGGGCGTAAACCATGGAGCACGCATAGAAACCAATGGTAACGAAAAAAAATATGCCGGGTCTTTACTAAGTGATATTCAAAAACAGCAGATGGCAAAAAATCTGGATTTGCTGATGAAAAAAGATAAAGAATACCTGAACGAAAAACTCACTATTGACGATATTTCTGATAAATTAAAAACCAATAACCGCTATTTATCGCAGGTAATTAATGAGTTATACAACAAAAATTTTTTTACCTATATCAATACTTTTCGTATTAAGGAAGCACAAAACCTGCTTGTTTGCCAGCAGCATAAAAAATATTCCATTACCGGAATCTCCAAAATGGTGGGATTTTCCTCTAAATCATCTTTTAACGAAGCATTTAAGCGCATTACAGGTATTACACCCAGCGAATTTAAAAAACTGAAAGGGATGGAATAG
- a CDS encoding RNA pseudouridine synthase, with translation MYYYYPEILYEDNHILIVNKKPGDIVQGDKTGDTPLSDIIKQYIKDKYNKPGDVFLGVIHRIDRPVSGAVIFARTSKALARLNAMLKNREIHKTYLAVVKNKPPEDKGHLINYLYHNEKNNKTYVSGTEKNKYLRSELTYELLQKSNNYFLLKINLITGRHHQIRAQLAAAGCPIKGDLKYGYPRPNADGSICLHSLQTEFLHPVQQKSLQVIAPPPANGCWKMFTLQAIPSLSVF, from the coding sequence ATGTATTACTACTATCCCGAAATATTGTATGAAGATAATCACATCCTTATTGTGAATAAAAAACCCGGCGATATAGTGCAGGGAGACAAAACGGGTGATACCCCTCTAAGTGATATAATAAAACAATACATTAAAGATAAATACAACAAACCCGGCGATGTTTTCCTGGGTGTTATACACCGGATTGACCGCCCGGTAAGTGGTGCCGTTATTTTTGCACGCACATCAAAAGCATTGGCACGCCTGAATGCCATGCTGAAAAACAGAGAAATCCACAAAACCTATCTTGCCGTGGTAAAAAACAAGCCCCCTGAAGATAAAGGGCATCTAATCAATTATCTGTACCATAACGAAAAAAACAACAAAACCTATGTTTCGGGTACCGAGAAAAACAAATATCTGCGTTCGGAACTCACATACGAATTATTACAAAAAAGCAATAACTATTTCCTGCTAAAAATAAACCTTATCACTGGCAGGCATCATCAGATCCGTGCGCAGTTAGCAGCTGCAGGCTGCCCGATTAAAGGAGACCTGAAATACGGGTATCCCCGTCCGAATGCCGATGGGTCCATCTGTTTGCACAGTTTGCAAACAGAATTTTTGCATCCCGTACAACAAAAGTCCCTGCAGGTGATAGCCCCCCCGCCTGCAAACGGCTGTTGGAAAATGTTCACCTTACAGGCTATTCCATCCCTTTCAGTTTTTTAA
- the panB gene encoding 3-methyl-2-oxobutanoate hydroxymethyltransferase produces MSSIKKVTTHVLQEMKHKGEKISMLTAYDFSFARLLDRAGIDVVLVGDSASNVMAGHNSTLPITLNEMIYHASSVVRGVQRALVIVDLPFGTYQGNSKEALASAIRIMKEAGADGVKLEGGEEILESVDRILTAGIPVMGHLGLTPQSIHKFGTYVVRATEAKEAEKLVKDAYLLEKAGCFSIVLEKIPAGLGKQVASELRIPIIGIGAGNGVDGQVLVLHDMLGITTEFSPRFLRRYLNLSEDVMRAVKGYIQDVKIKDFPNEKEQY; encoded by the coding sequence ATGAGCTCTATTAAAAAGGTTACCACCCATGTGTTACAGGAAATGAAGCATAAGGGAGAAAAAATTTCGATGCTTACCGCCTATGATTTTTCTTTTGCCCGTTTGCTCGACAGGGCGGGTATTGATGTGGTGCTGGTCGGAGATTCGGCTTCCAATGTTATGGCAGGGCATAATTCTACTCTTCCTATCACCTTAAATGAGATGATTTACCATGCTTCCTCGGTGGTAAGAGGTGTACAAAGGGCGCTTGTTATCGTTGACCTCCCTTTCGGTACTTACCAAGGGAATTCGAAAGAAGCCCTGGCTTCGGCTATACGCATCATGAAAGAAGCTGGTGCTGATGGAGTGAAACTGGAAGGAGGTGAGGAAATACTCGAATCCGTTGACAGAATACTTACTGCAGGGATACCGGTGATGGGACATTTGGGGCTTACTCCACAATCCATCCACAAATTCGGAACTTATGTGGTAAGAGCTACCGAAGCCAAGGAAGCCGAAAAGTTAGTAAAAGATGCCTATCTTTTAGAAAAAGCAGGTTGTTTTAGCATAGTGTTGGAAAAAATCCCTGCAGGTCTTGGCAAACAGGTAGCTTCCGAACTGCGAATACCCATTATTGGCATAGGTGCTGGCAACGGTGTGGACGGACAGGTTCTGGTTTTGCACGATATGCTGGGAATTACCACCGAATTTTCCCCCCGTTTCCTGCGCCGTTATCTTAACCTGAGCGAAGACGTAATGAGGGCAGTGAAAGGATATATTCAGGATGTAAAAATCAAGGATTTCCCTAACGAAAAAGAGCAGTACTAA